CGAAAAGGACTAGGAAATTTTCCGATAGACGTAGTATTTAAATGAGAGCTCTGTCCAATTCCAATGTCCAATTGGCTGGCAACACCGGgtgtttatcaaatatttttgaccatTGGTGTTGCAATAACAGAAAAATGTAGTTAAAAATCAGTTTCCTACAACAAACTTGTAACCtcattaaattcaatattaatttaattagatagGTAACCGAATCTATTGTCAGTGTAACTTGTTTGTCTAGTTGTTAGTGGCCCATTACTGCACACCCCATATTCATAGCAATGACCTTCAGAAAGCTTCAGATTTCAAACCTAATACCAGCTACACACTGACgccgaacagttcgccaaactttatACATTGCTGGTGTTTCATCGcggcaaataaaagcactcatactaactacgtaTAATGtccacgcattcgcgtcggcatgtgtctccTAGTTCAACgtcagtgtggagctggcattatgatttaaaatttattattggcAGATCGTGCACCCAAACCAAATGAACAAGTTATTGTGGCGTCCCAATCCCGCTTGTCGTCAGTCAAATCACACAGCAGCAGCATGAAAGCGGACCTTAAACGGAAAATGCCTTCGAAGACTTCCAATCACTCGCAGCAAGTCGTGCGGCGCCCAATCATCAAAACAATAACCTCAAAGGACGATAAATACAAAGTGTTCAAAGCAGTCAAATTCGTTGAGAAGAAAGCGCAACCAACGCAACTGCAAATCACAATGCCGACGACTATAAAGAAACCGAAGGAAACAAAATCTATCGCAACCAAATCGAGTGTGAAGGAGAAACGCAAGAAAGAGACGAACGCGAAGCCTATCTTGTCATCAGATGTCgctgtcaaaatcaaatcgcCCCCAACTGAAATTGCTAAGTGGGTCAACGTGGACCACGCTAAGGTGTATTACGAGGCCTGGGTGGACACCACATTAGCGGCTATATCGAAAaaggtgaaggaaaaaaattttgacaaaaagaaactcattaaGACGTTTGAAAAAGCGCTGGCTGAAAGACCGGCCTCCCCCGGTATCGACTACAAACTACTGTTAGACGAACAGTACACTGGAAAAATAagagtaaataaaagataaatgcGCATGTTGAATTCCTTAGCTTCGCTAACGCAAGGCGTTTCAATGTCGGGACCCACTCGCAGATAGTTGTGGCATTAGTGtaaatagaaagaaataaatttgcaactttcttaaaaatttatttttatactgttgAATTTAACTGTCGAAAAATGCGAGTGTGACGGCTATTGGGAtgctgtaataaatacaattggGCATCAGTAACCCGAAAATACAACTGGTAAATTGTCAGCAATACGAAATATTCTGAAACCTTAGTTATATGTGATCGTCGTGGGGGAGATGGGGGGTGGGGCAAACAAAGCGACAGTATTACGTCTCGACATCAATAACAATCGGAAAACATTGCTTTCGCctactacaaaatattaaccTTCCCAATATGTGTGATGATATATATCCATCTACACTACCAAAATATTCCACAGCGCTAGGAGACACATAATCGTAGATAAATTGGGAAAATGTCCTCCAATATATCTTGGACACAATTTTGGTGTTAGTTAATAATCTGATAATCGTGTCGTCTAGTGTCTTGATATTGTGACGCGTTCAAATTCAAGCGAAGCGTATTGTATCGTATCTAGTATTGTATGAATACttctagtaaaaataaaacaagtatatagtattaaatttttattgtgcGTTACAATATGATACATGAACCTTATAAGTTAACAAAAAACTCATGTTCACACATTATTTTGTGGAAAGAAAACTGTTACATAACATCCCTCTTGTTCATAAGCATATATGTTCTGTCACTATCGCGCAATACAATATTAGGCAGACAGAAAGAGCGACATTATCTTAAAGTGTTTGTAAACATTATGCAAAATGCATGGTCATTAAAATCTTTCATAGATAAAGGTCGGCTTCGGTCAGAGCTTCGCAAAATATGCAGAAGTACATTATACGACTTTGGCGAATGTTATGGAAGCGAGCCGCAGTgtaccaatcacattgcggtgtgttTATCGTTGCATAATAATGgcgcaatatgattggttagacgcgtctcactgcgaatcgactccaagtgaaatgctaacctcAAAAAGTGACTCCAAAAAGAGgcgtttatttttcaaaaataagtgatAAGTTCCTTTTTGAAGTCTTCACTTTTTGaggataaatgttattataaggtttttgtaattttaacttCGCTCTAAGTTTCtcatatagttttttatacgGAAATTTAAAATCCCAATGAAAATTAACTTTCTCAATACTAGTATGATTCGAAATTACATATTGGATCTCAGCAGTATCACTTACGTTTCTTAACAGGTATGACATCCAATGTCATTACAAAAAGCTAGGTAACAATAATGCTTACAGCAGTGGTAAATTCCACAACGATAAACATTTCGGTAAGGGTTTCTCATTAtatcgaattttaaaatatatatttgaattaagaTTTCTCAgcaaatttttcattataaagttTGCTGTAAGTCATTTCAATAAACTACCTACTATAATCATAGCTCTGAGTTtctcatataattttatatggaatTTAAGTCTCAATGTGAATTAAGTTTTCTCGGCAAATGTAACGTtgatatacaatataaaaagtttatatcaATGATATAACTGTGGCTGTttatcttccctttgtggtgTTCGAGCATGTTCACCTCGCTCCCGCCACAGAATCTACCTACAACaatcatattgtaatatttcaatgtGAATTAAGTTTTCTCAACAATTGTGATGTtcacaacaaaaaagtttatatcaaTGATAGAATCTACTTCGATTGTGGAGTTTCTAGTATAATTtgatatgtaattttaaaaatcccaTGTCAAGCTTTCCCAGCTATAAATGGAATAACATTGAGAAGGTTTCTCACCAGTATTTGATACGAAAGGTCTTTCATTCAGGGATGTTTCAATTCGAAGTCTTTATTGTACAACTCAACTTTAGGTAATATACATAGCAGAGACACAATTTTCCACATGAGATGGAATCTGTAATTTAAACCACgttgaaaaacaaacaagtaTCATATACAGGTAACCACGAAGAATGCTATTTGCcgttaatattgttttaataaaaataatttacggcgtgtggttccgccctagaataggaccactccatatcctcccgtggatgtcgtacaaggcgactaaggggcaCAAAATCTTGTAGGCTATAAACATTATTCTGACTCtgcaaaatattgatatatattttgattgataaaatcaaaatctttaCTTTGAAAACCATTACATAAGGATTCTAATCAGTCAAAAATAGACTAGTCAAGTCTGGAACAAAGCCATAGAATAGAAGTTTGGAAGCCAAAGTGACAATATTGGTTTCCAAACTTCACCCATTTGTACCTATGttatatatgaaatttgtAACCAGGAAAATTGTTGGCTTGaagttatataaatgtagTGTACTTTCGCCTTAGAATAAGATCCACTCCATatctcccgtggatgtcgtacaaggcgactaaaggacacaAAATCTTAACCTGATAGGCAACGATGGCAATTTTTCTACGTTATCCTTTGGCTTTGgtgcgtcacagctccgaatgcaacagggaacacgcgaagatgagatattattttaatgtaaatactGACATGACACGTCAGTATGGAAATAAGTCGATAAACGTCATAAAGACgggaaatataataatatttgaggTCTCCATAAAACATTGGAGGTCAAAGCGTTCATACAAACACTCTGGTTAGCGGTAAAATGCATAATATCACGTCTGTGAAGACTACAATGACGTAATGAAAATATCAGTATTTCCATCACATCAATCAACTACGAATAACGGGAAATACTACGGTTCACTTGTAAATATTAGTagcattattttatgtaaaatgtatttccaTAATCTGTTtactaaataaacgtttttcaTTCATACTAAAGATAAAACGTTTCTCCTGAAAAATCATATATGGCCATGAACACGTCAATATCGAAAATGTGCAAGTGATTTGTAAGTGTTGGATAACAGGAAGCTTCACACGATGAGAACATCGGGAcgaaaaatgacaatttatttaaaaactagcaAAAAGTTTGTGCATAGTGTTTTGTGCCCGTGATATAGTTGCATCGTGCACTTGCAGGTGGAATGTAAGCATTCAAACATGACATTGGAATGGTTTCTCACCAGTATTTGACGCTAAAGGTCTTTTTCtaaagaatttatataatgCGGAATCCATATTGCAGGACTATACctagatttaattatatacagcTGAAACACATAGCGCCATGTAAGACAGAGTTATTTGCAGCTGCGTAGTAAATGTATTCACTTACAACATTAACGAAGAAGGTAACCATTAGGGAAAAAATTACTTGCCGGGAAAAAATGGAAAGCAACCGCTCGATGATATGGGGTAAATGTTATAAGTTTCTAGGAACCATTAAGAACAAAATCACCGGGAAAACTGCAAAACACAATCGTCCGATGAGACCTGAAAAATCTTAAGTGTCTAAGAAACACTCAAAATCgttcgatttcaaaaattgaacGTCCCAACGTCATTCACGCACAATGCTGTGAGAGTTAAAAAGCTTGCACCGATACGAAATGAATTTATGGACATTCACGTTTCAATTGGAAAAATTTGTAATCTGAAGTAGaaatataaatggaaaaaaaaaataaaaactcccTATATCATTTAACAGTCATTAAACAACCAGAAAAGTGCCGTTGGAGTGGAGTTAAATTCAAAGTCACATgacattttgaatattgtaaatatttgtctaaTCTGCAAACCCCACTGATTCAGCTAATAGCTGAATGAAGATTTTAACGATACATCTGCGAAAacgaagatatatttttatcgaacAAGTAATCATTGTGAATAATGATGTTACTTGCCGggaatattgtttaaataccAACATCAAACGTCGGTATGGAAAAATGTCTAAAGATATACTATCGTCACACGTCAGTATGGAACAAACTCGACAAATGCAAGAATGTCGAAAATCGTCACACGTCAGCATGGAACAAACTCGACAAATGCAAGAATGTCGAAAAACATACGAACGTCACACGTCAGCATGGAAAAACCTCGACAAATGCAAGTATGTCGAAAAACATACGAACGTCACACGTCAGCATGGAACAAACTCGACAAATGCAAGAATGTCGAAAAACATACGAACGTCACACGTCAGCATGGAAAAAACTCGACAAATGCAAGAATGTCGAAAAACATACGAACGTCACACGTCAGCATGGAAAAAACTCGACAAATGCAATAATGTCGAAAAACATACGAACGTCACACGTCAGCATGGAACAAACTCGACAAATGCAATAATGTCGAAAAACATACGAACGTCACACGTCAGCATGGAACAAACTCGACAAATGCAAGAATGTCGAAAAACATACGAACGTCACACGTCAGCATGGAACAAACTCGACAAATGCAATAATGTCGAAAAACATACGAACGTCACATGTCAGCATGGAACAAACTCGACAAATGCAATAATGTCCGACACACACGTGAAATTTCGTTACATTCACAAGGCTTTTCGTCTGAAATCACATCGCGAAATATAACATCActgaataatttgaaaatctcTAAAAAATGAATGTAGAAAAACGCATACTCGACATATACTTCCGTAGAATAAGAATACAGCCAGTACTACTCCCTGATACTACTGATaaatacgagggctgctatttatgtatccggaactggccaataattctagaatatttaaaaagtaattacaacatttgaaaatagaactcttcggctagagaataaatatttttcatgtccctgtcatttgtttttttcaattggcgccaattttgaaaatagcttgtcttcattgccatggatttaactcgtgaacattttcgcgcgatgatttattacgattttcggcgtggattaactcaaaaacagtgcatcgaacaactgattttaacttttggagatgaagcaccatcgaaaaccactgtgtattattggtttaaggaatttcaacgtggacggtctatgctcacggatgaaattaaggagggtcgtcctaaatcggtagtggtacaacaaaatattgatgctgtgcgacaattagtaatgcaagatcgtcatgttacataccgcgagatagaggcgtctctgggcattagtatgacgagtatacacgcgatattacacgaacatttaattgttaaaaaaaattgttcgcgttggattccgcacaacttgagcgtagatcaaaaacaggctcgtgtcgactggtgtaagaaaatgataaaaaaatacaaccgtggcacgtcaaaagctgtttataatatctacacaggtgacgaaacctggatctatgcttatgaccctgaaactaaacagcagtcaacggtgtggtctttcaagatgaaccgaatccaacaaaagttgttcgtgcgagaagcactttaaagcaaatggtcgcttgtttttttggtatcaacggacatgtagctacagtgccactagagaatagtaggacggttaattctgaatggtacaccaccatttgtttgccagaagtctttgaaaaaatacaaaagaacaacccacaacgcagaatcatacttcatcacgacaatgctagctgccacaagtcggctgaaacaaataattttttggagggtcaaaagattgaattgacgggtcatccgccgtacagccccgacctggcacccaatgatttttatttatttccaaacattaaaaataaattacgtggtcaacgtttttcgagccgcgaagaggccgttgatgcgttcaaaacacacgttttggacatacctcaatcagaatggaaaaagtgctttgaaaattggtttcatcgtatgcagaagtgcatagatcatcgcggagaatacttcgagaaacaataaaaccatatgtaataatatatgtttgtttaattttgttattccggatacataaatagcagccctcgtacgATTGGAAATATTGTGAATGGAGAAGTATAGGAGGAAATCAAACTTCTCAATTTTTTCACGTCGACTTGGCAACACGAGTACCAATTTCGTCTCCGTTTGAAAAATCACTTACCTCCTCGAAAaccttaaaaaatttaaagtttatctattataaaatgcATAAGGTTTCTCACCAGTATTTGATATCAAATGTCTGATACGAAAACTGTAATAGACAAAGCATTACGATAGACttgacaagaaaattactTGATGTGTAAGTACGAGTATCAGATTATCTCAAGTCACCAAGTCAcccaaaggcatctgacatgacaaCTACTGCCACTTAGTTAACTTATAGTCAATTGTTTGCACGTTTTCAAACGTTTTTTTCTCCTTCGTCCTTCCGACGAAGtacgaaagaaaaaaaacgtGTTAAAAAATTCATGAGGCACGAgaaggattcgaacctgtgacCACAGGTCGTAACCAAATGACcgctaaaaaataatacgctGTAATCTAATATGCCCTTAGCAGCAACATTTATCACGTGACCTTAtcattacttttgtttttttaatttaaaaaaatatatataagttttataactTCGTTTTGGTAAGTTTTGATTTAGATAGACAAAAacgacatttatttatcagatttcgaagtaactaaataaatattcaaataagcATATAAACGTCAACGACGCCATATTGCATTTCTTTTTGTAGGTACTCCAGAGTATCTACTAATTGCACGGTCATGGTGCGTTTATATCAAACAAGCGAATTGCTCATTCTATCCCACCAGGGGGATCTTTACACGTATGTCACATATCACAATGAAGTCCCCTCAAAAAGCGATATGGACTCTTTGAGAATCGTATTCTTATttgtattagtattatttttatagatgtaCTGTGAATATTGTACAATCCAATATGATATATAGAACttagaaattacattttattgtaactCGTGTTGTGAGAGACATTTTgtgttgttatattataaatcatttattgttaAGATAACAATCAGATTATTCACAGAACGTCAacttctcaaaatgtcctcaattgataaaacatatttttctcattgtctatatatgtacatttttcaaaatgaatgGCTTTCGCTCCTCTCATTAAAATGTCGCTATGAACTTGCGAAAGCATTTACTTTACTTAAGTTAGGACACTTAAAGaataacgattttttttataaattcaaaatttttgagGAAACGACAGGAACActggtctaaattaatataattagttgGTCTGCCAAAAGCTGCTGctcgaaaataaaaagaaagatatattttatgactacGGGACATTTTGAGAAGTCGACATTCTACGAATAAACCCAAATACACTTTGgtccaaaaatgtgttacTGTCATACAATAATCCCAACCATATTCTATCTATAGCAGCAAAAACGGgtgacattttttgtttgttactatcCAACATTGGACCAGttagaagtataatttaattacttttgcaataactatttaataaaaaaaataatacagctagtgtattttaattaaatggcATTAGAGCCatgtcccattgctcagttTCACTACATCGTCCGTtgacatccgtcgacggacaacacagaaattatggagaaataTGGAGATTCAacgtatatcaaaacaggtcaTTGTTTGTCAAAACCTTTGGAAACAACGGAGCATAACGGaccacgactgagcaatggggcttGGCTCTTTCGGATCTCTTGGCTTTGGTACGCCTAAACAACCCAGCACTGGACTTCTTATGGCCAACATAATGTGATACAACCCAGAAAATATCGTTTACCTAATGGtacaataatttgaaattataatgaaaacttATGAAAATAACGTAAAACATACTTAAGGATAAAGCTATCTTATGATTGCGTGTCATAAATcaacttttaaaactaaataaccaAAAAAGCAACTGTCAACGGCTTGTCtatatcacatttatttaggtacctacttcaaaAACGAAATATCTTGATGtacttttatagaaatatacttttattacaaattaaaattatacctatgGACAACACCGTGTGGCCCGTCCACATGAAGCACTAAGCTTGCAAGCCGCGGGTCCGATGACTCAACACACCCGAGAATCTGTGAtcacaagtacaaatatttgcccaaGCTGGGAAACGAACTCAAGACCACCAGACCGACGGGTGTTCAGCACTACGCCGCGGAGGTCGTCATATATGCAAGTATACCAAttcgaataatttattttgctaagtcctattttatttataggtaaattttatagatataaagAGATATAAACAAGATTGTATGCATCTCCACAGGTATAcgtattgaaaaaatattcagataaGTGTTGTGTTATTTCTACAAATACTCAACGAATTTAGCATAGACAATGTAAACTGGACATAAACTATAATGTGAACATGGGAGTATCGTCGTTGAAATGtcgaaaatagaaaattacgTAACAAAATGGTCCATTTAACCTTACAAACTAAGCTTAAACCAGTGttatatgtgaaatataattttcacaaaGTGTCTGAATTCACATAAAAATGGTATAGTCGACAAATGCcagatataaatacatatttgtataacatacataattttttccgggatgaaaattaccccatgtccttctccgtacttcaaactacatgtatgcaaaattacaaGTAGATTGGTTTAGTATATAAAGCTTGAAGCAACAAAATCTGACATTAGTCGATgataacagaaaaaatatatgagactAACATTTATCCAGCTACAGCACTATAAAACACATCAAACTAAACGAATGATTCGAAAAGGCTTAACTAAATCCCCATTTGTTATGTGAATGGAACACCGCGAGGGCTAGACAACaactgattaattattttatgttaaatactaataatcaTACAAAACCAGCGTAGATGAGTTTTCTTGAAATCTGAGCGCGGTCAATAACGGTGAAAGAAATTCTCAAAAACACACTCTTCTCAACAAttacgttttaaaaaaaagacgcCGCACCAGACAAAGACATGAAATGAAACGCAAGACTCGGAAAGACTTATCTAAAGGTCCATCATAGCTGCGATGAGCAGCGGCGCGTGCACGGTGTAGAGGCCGGGCTCCTGCCGCTCGCACGCGCGCACGAGCAAGCGTCCGCGCGCGCGCGTGCTCGAGTCCGCGCTCACGCGCATGTGCTGCAGCGCCGCGCTCAGCTGCGCTTCTGTTGCCGGCTTCGGGAAATCTGACATagatatatacatagataaatatatcgtTCGCCATACACCGATATGTTGTGTCTATGTTtcgtagtcgtattcctcgaGGCTGAGCCTGGTCAGGGTTatgtggaattaaacacacaattGAGTTTGTTTGCCATAGCTTTCTCCATAATCGGATGTTTTCCT
This sequence is a window from Plodia interpunctella isolate USDA-ARS_2022_Savannah chromosome 29, ilPloInte3.2, whole genome shotgun sequence. Protein-coding genes within it:
- the LOC128682017 gene encoding uncharacterized protein LOC128682017 isoform X1: MENNTRKTYLYRKLKIVKDSGDIRKIEKSFASGSCSAVTKISKNCDRGDSIAKSGEKVRYTERRLVDFLPRTIRRAQLKEHEGKTKNLKEMKRIKDNYTIRSKYYVRRESFERNYPDKAESDIKNGERTLKLSLRPTSKAHAKHHCCIGTVRRTVDDRAPKPNEQVIVASQSRLSSVKSHSSSMKADLKRKMPSKTSNHSQQVVRRPIIKTITSKDDKYKVFKAVKFVEKKAQPTQLQITMPTTIKKPKETKSIATKSSVKEKRKKETNAKPILSSDVAVKIKSPPTEIAKWVNVDHAKVYYEAWVDTTLAAISKKVKEKNFDKKKLIKTFEKALAERPASPGIDYKLLLDEQYTGKIRVNKR
- the LOC128682017 gene encoding uncharacterized protein LOC128682017 isoform X2, giving the protein MENNTRKTYLYRKLKIVKDSGDIRKIEKSFASGSCSAVTKISKNCDRGDSIAKSGEKVRYTERRLVDFLPRTIRRAQLKEHEGKTKNLKEMKRIKDNYTIRSKYYVRRESFERNYPDKAESDIKNGERTLKLSLRPTSKAHAKHHCCIDRAPKPNEQVIVASQSRLSSVKSHSSSMKADLKRKMPSKTSNHSQQVVRRPIIKTITSKDDKYKVFKAVKFVEKKAQPTQLQITMPTTIKKPKETKSIATKSSVKEKRKKETNAKPILSSDVAVKIKSPPTEIAKWVNVDHAKVYYEAWVDTTLAAISKKVKEKNFDKKKLIKTFEKALAERPASPGIDYKLLLDEQYTGKIRVNKR
- the LOC128682017 gene encoding uncharacterized protein LOC128682017 isoform X3, with protein sequence MENNTRKTYLYRKLKIVKDSGDIRKIEKSFASGSCSAVTKISKNCDRGDSIAKSGEKVRYTERRLVDFLPRTIRRAQLKEHEGKTKNLKEMKRIKDNYTIRSKYYVRRESFERNYPDKAESDIKNDRAPKPNEQVIVASQSRLSSVKSHSSSMKADLKRKMPSKTSNHSQQVVRRPIIKTITSKDDKYKVFKAVKFVEKKAQPTQLQITMPTTIKKPKETKSIATKSSVKEKRKKETNAKPILSSDVAVKIKSPPTEIAKWVNVDHAKVYYEAWVDTTLAAISKKVKEKNFDKKKLIKTFEKALAERPASPGIDYKLLLDEQYTGKIRVNKR